One genomic region from Cucumis melo cultivar AY chromosome 9, USDA_Cmelo_AY_1.0, whole genome shotgun sequence encodes:
- the LOC103499327 gene encoding pentatricopeptide repeat-containing protein At1g66345, mitochondrial has product MALLRQKLSPIVLSSSKISLCLSIRKLISTPVADDLINDDATVNSICESFTRRQSWDALSRKFQFLELNDLLVQKVLLKFQQPVDAKLALGFFHWSAKRKNFNHGSQSYGIMIHILVKARLVLDARALLQSILKKNEGNSFDYSVVDSLLDSYKVTGSSPFVFDLLVQTCAKLRLIDFALCFCSHLEERGFSLSLISFNTLIHVLEKSDENRKVWKIYEQMIGKRVYPNAITVRIMINSLCKEGKLQETSDMLNRIHGSRCSASLIVNACLIYRILEEGRVEDGVMLLKRMLQKNMVLDDIAYSLIVYAKVKTGSITSTWEVFEEMSKRGFQANSFIYTLLIGVHCRGGEVEEAHCLMQEMENMGLKPYSETFNLLIEGCAISGHSEEILRMCEKMLERGFLPSCSVFNVAIAKICEEGDVKKANELLTILLDKGFLPDETTYTNLIIGYRKSGEILEILKLYYEMEARLLSPGISVFFALIGSLCQSGRLEEAEKYLKIVKDSSLTPSLSIYQALILFYLKKGNRAKALELYNEMMFDG; this is encoded by the coding sequence ATGGCATTACTTCGTCAAAAACTGTCACCTATTGTTCTCTCATCATCCAAAATTTCTCTCTGCTTATCCATACGAAAACTCATCTCAACTCCAGTTGCAGATGATCTTATCAACGATGATGCAACTGTTAATTCCATATGCGAGTCCTTCACAAGACGCCAAAGCTGGGACGCTCTTTCTCGAAAATTCCAGTTTCTCGAATTAAACGACCTCTTGGTTCAAAAAGTCCTGCTCAAATTCCAGCAACCCGTTGATGCCAAACTGGCTCTGGGGTTCTTCCACTGGTCGGCCAAGAGGAAAAATTTCAATCATGGGTCTCAATCCTACGGTATTATGATTCATATTTTAGTGAAAGCGCGGCTGGTACTCGATGCTCGAGCTTTGCTCCAGTCCATATTGAAGAAAAATGAGGGGAACTCTTTTGATTACTCTGTTGTAGACTCGCTATTGGATTCCTATAAGGTGACTGGTTCATCTCCATTTGTGTTTGATTTATTGGTTCAGACTTGTGCTAAATTGAGATTGATTGATTTTGCTTTGTGTTTTTGTTCCCATTTGGAGGAACGTGGGTTCTCATTGAGTTTGATAAGTTTCAACACTTTGATTCATGTTTTGGAAAAATCTGATGAGAATCGTAAGGTTTGGAAAATTTATGAGCAAATGATCGGGAAAAGAGTTTACCCAAATGCAATTACAGTTAGAATCATGATTAATTCGTTATGTAAGGAAGGTAAATTGCAAGAAACTTCTGATATGTTGAATAGAATCCACGGCAGTCGTTGCTCTGCTTCTTTGATTGTCAATGCTTGTTTGATTTACAGGATTTTGGAGGAGGGAAGAGTTGAAGATGGTGTAATGTTGTTGAAGAGAATGTTGCAGAAAAATATGGTTCTTGATGACATTGCTTATTCACTGATTGTTTATGCTAAAGTCAAAACTGGGAGCATAACATCCACATGGGAAGTGTTTGAGGAAATGTCTAAAAGAGGGTTTCAGGCGAATTCTTTCATTTATACCTTGCTCATTGGTGTCCACTGTAGAGGGGGAGAGGTTGAGGAAGCACATTGCTTAATGCAAGAGATGGAAAACATGGGTTTGAAGCCATATTCTGAGACCTTTAATCTTCTCATTGAAGGGTGTGCTATATCAGGACATTCAGAAGAAATTTTGAGAATGTGTGAGAAAATGTTAGAAAGAGGGTTTCTTCCTAGTTGTTCAGTTTTCAATGTGGCAATAGCTAAGATTTGTGAGGAAGGAGATGTGAAAAAGGCTAATGAATTGTTAACCATTTTATTAGATAAAGGATTTTTACCTGATGAAACCACTTACACCAATCTAATCATAGGATATCGGAAAAGTGGTGAAATTCTGGAGATTCTTAAGCTTTATTATGAAATGGAAGCTAGATTGCTATCTCCTGGGATTTCAGTTTTCTTTGCACTCATTGGGAGCCTTTGTCAATCTGGGAGATTGGAGGAAGCAGAGAAATATTTGAAGATTGTGAAAGATAGTTCTCTAACACCTAGTCTCTCTATATACCAGGCATTAATCTTGTTCTACTTGAAGAAGGGTAATAGAGCAAAAGCTCTAGAACTGTATAATGAGATGATGTTTGATGGATAG